From the Candidatus Saccharibacteria bacterium genome, the window AGCACGTTATATGCAGAAGTGAACTTATTGCACTGGGAGGCGCTATCCCAGTTGCTGCAGGCATAATAGTACTTGAAAAAGGTCTCGGGTCTCGGCCAGTAAGTGATTTAAGTCGTTTGCCAGATACCGCAAGTATCGTCGTGGCGGTTTCACGCGCGCGAAAAGAATACACGTTGCCCGGGGGTAAAAAGGATTCAGGTGATTTGAGTTTGCAGTACACCTGCAGGAGAGAGCTTGAGGAAGAGCTCGGAATAATACCTGCTTATTTCCCAGAGTTTTATACTCGAGACGTAGGCCCTGCCGTACATGACCCGACAATTTTAGTTGATGTAAGTGCGTATCGTATAACGAACTTCCTGGGGAATATACGTCGATGCGGAGAAATAGACGATGTGGCGGCTGTACCAGTTTTTGATACATCACCCCCAGTGCGGTTAGGTGGGTTAGTCCTTGATGTTTTGGATAGCCTTCGTCTGGCCGCGTAGCATTTGACGCTCATGGTTTAGGCGTTCACGAGTGCTAGTCTGGAATTATGCGGTGGTTTTCTTTTACCTCGTATCTCCACATGCGAGCGCGGCGGACAGATAAAGTGCTGGCGCTATGCACGAGTTTTTTGGCTGGCTTGCTGCTGGCGCGTTTGCACTTAGTTTTGCCGGGCTGGTTTGTCATTTTACTTGGAGTGTTGGCACTAACAGGGGTAAAAAAGCCCGTATTTCACTTCATTTTACTTGCTCTGTTTGGCCTTAGTCTGGGTTTGTGGCGCGGAGCAG encodes:
- a CDS encoding NUDIX domain-containing protein, translated to MSEINKQKEHVICRSELIALGGAIPVAAGIIVLEKGLGSRPVSDLSRLPDTASIVVAVSRARKEYTLPGGKKDSGDLSLQYTCRRELEEELGIIPAYFPEFYTRDVGPAVHDPTILVDVSAYRITNFLGNIRRCGEIDDVAAVPVFDTSPPVRLGGLVLDVLDSLRLAA